The Deinococcus sonorensis KR-87 DNA window CGGGCTGGCCGCGGTGCCACTGCTGAGGTAGAAGTTCATGTTCTCCTCGGTGTAGCTGTGATACGGCGCGTTGATGATCTCGTTCCAGCTGATATCCACGTTCGCCACCCGCTGGATGCTGTTGAACAGCACCGCCTGCACGATGGTGCGCTTGCCGTTGTAGCCTTCCGCCCCATCGCTCTGGCGCCCGTCGATGTCCCGCAGCTGGTTGTTGCGGATGCGGATCCCTTCACCCTTGCTGGGGTCACCGTAGAAGCTGCGCAGGTAGATGCCGGTGCCGTGCTCGAAGTAGTTGTTCTCGATGGTGATGTTGTACGCCTCTTCGAGGTTGGCAAAGCGCCCCATGATCCGGCCCGCGACGTTCGGGTTCAGGCCATAGCCCTTGTTGTTGCGCAGGGTCACACGGTTGCGGAAGCCGGCCACCAGGTTGCCGCGGCCGCGCAGCGTGCTGTTCTCGATGATCACCGGCTCGCTGGTCTTGATGGTGATCACCGGGACGCTCGGGTCGTTGCTCTGCCAGTTGCCGGTGTACGTGCCGCCCTTGGTGATCACCAGCGGGCCGCTCACCGTCGGCGCGGGCGTCGGAGCCGGAGCCGGGGTCGGGGCCGGCGTCGTCGTGGGGGCCGGCGTCGGAGCGGGCGCGGGGACAGGCACCTGCACCGGTGCGGGGGCCGGAGTGCTGGGGCTGCTGGTGGGCGCTGGGTCCGTCGCCGGCACGCTGGGGGTGCTGCCGAGGACCGGAGCCGGGGTGCTGGGAGTCGTAACCTGAATCGGTGCCGGGGTGCTGGGGGTGCCGCCGAGGACCGGAGCCGGGGTGCTGGGAGCCGTGTCCTGAACCGGTGCCGGCGTGCTGGGGGTACCAACAGGTTCCGGCACGACGGGGGCCGGGGTGCTGGGCACCGGGCTGACCGGAGGCTGCTGCACGGTGCTGACGGTGGTGCAGCCGTTCAGGGTGGCGCCGGCCCAGTCGGCGTGGTCGTAATAGTTGTTGTCACCGCTGTCGGTCACCACCAGCTTCAGTTCCCGCTTGCCCGCCACGCTGACGCTCACCGTCTTGGTGGCGCTGCTGCCGGTCATGGTGCCGCTGTCGTACAGCTTGGTGCCGTCGGCGTACACCTGGAACACCACGCTGCCCAGGCTCCCCACCTCGTCGTCCACCCCGATGTCCGACGTGAACGTCGCGCACTTCCCGCCCAGGTCGAAGGTCATGGCCGAGGTGGAGTGAGCACCGAAGCCGGTGGTGTAGGTCTTGCCGCTCAGCGTCAGGGTTTTGCCGTCCCCCGCCTTGCTGCCCGCGTTGCTGCGGTTGCGCTCCACCGGGCCCCACCCGTTGGTGGCGACGGTCCACGGCTCGCGGCTCAGGGTGTTGGTCCCGGTGTCGATGGTCATGGCCCGGAAGTCGCTGCTGTCAGCAGGGGTGGCGGTCCAGCTGACGTCCTGGCCGCCATACACGAAGGCGCGCTGGGCCGCCTCAGTCGCGGCCGCTTCGGTCGCCGGCAGGGCGGCGGTATCGGTGGGGTTGAGGGGCGCGGTGGCCGCGGTGCGGGTGGTGTTCCCGCAGGCCGCCAGGGCCAGGGTAAGCAGGGTCGCCAGGCCGAACAGAGCAGTGCGGTTCATGCTGGACGCTGTGGGGGTGGTGGGGGTGGTGGGGGTGATGTGCTTCATGAATCCTCCGGTAAGAAGTGCGTCAGGCGTGAGCCAGCTTGCAGGGAACCCAGGCCGAGGCAGCCGGGGTACAGAGGTCAACGCGGCGGTTGACGGGCAAGTGGTGTGCGCTGAGGAGGTTGGAGGAGACAGAGGCGCACAGCGGATTGACAATGGAAGTGTTGGTCTGACCAGTGATGGCCAGAGGTGATGGTGGACGAGGTTGTCGGCTGTCCGGTTAAGGATCAGCGAACTAAGAAAAGATTAACTAAAGGTCACCCGAAGGTTCTGTGCAAATTTTCTAATGAGCCCTCGAAAACTTCCCATTTCTCTTAAGCTGGCCCAGAGGTGGTCCGTCTGAGCGTTCAATGCGAGGTGGTCAGGACGAAGCGCTGCCTCACCGCACTGCTCCATGCAGGTGGTCAGCGCACGGCTCGACAGACAGAACCGCCGTATCCGTTCACCGCTGCGTGGCTTGGCCGCACGAAATGGAGGGCCTTCGCTTTGCTTTCAGCATCGTGGGCGCAAGGAGCGGACAATGATGCTATGGATGAACAGGCAAGGAAGCGTCAGGAAATGGAAGCGGCCTGGGAGGAACTGCGTCAGGCGCGGATCGCCGTGAAAAG harbors:
- a CDS encoding NPCBM/NEW2 domain-containing protein, whose product is MKHITPTTPTTPTASSMNRTALFGLATLLTLALAACGNTTRTAATAPLNPTDTAALPATEAAATEAAQRAFVYGGQDVSWTATPADSSDFRAMTIDTGTNTLSREPWTVATNGWGPVERNRSNAGSKAGDGKTLTLSGKTYTTGFGAHSTSAMTFDLGGKCATFTSDIGVDDEVGSLGSVVFQVYADGTKLYDSGTMTGSSATKTVSVSVAGKRELKLVVTDSGDNNYYDHADWAGATLNGCTTVSTVQQPPVSPVPSTPAPVVPEPVGTPSTPAPVQDTAPSTPAPVLGGTPSTPAPIQVTTPSTPAPVLGSTPSVPATDPAPTSSPSTPAPAPVQVPVPAPAPTPAPTTTPAPTPAPAPTPAPTVSGPLVITKGGTYTGNWQSNDPSVPVITIKTSEPVIIENSTLRGRGNLVAGFRNRVTLRNNKGYGLNPNVAGRIMGRFANLEEAYNITIENNYFEHGTGIYLRSFYGDPSKGEGIRIRNNQLRDIDGRQSDGAEGYNGKRTIVQAVLFNSIQRVANVDISWNEIINAPYHSYTEENMNFYLSSGTAASPYLIHDNYIQGAYNADPATNATYPGGGILLGDGQASDPSLMGHARVYNNQIVATTNHGLGIAGGVDNQIYNNRVISSGRLPDGRPIAAQNVGLYVWDPYKLGQKTPAMFANNVMRDNFVMWTKVKSDGTTTTNPWWVPDCGLNNTVCTGNVSGGKATLDTEKQEYQRWLDKLTAANVNVGPQ